The following coding sequences lie in one Chelonia mydas isolate rCheMyd1 chromosome 6, rCheMyd1.pri.v2, whole genome shotgun sequence genomic window:
- the LOC119566238 gene encoding zymogen granule membrane protein 16-like, whose translation MLLLQILGVTLLLLAQSAGEQGRQRRHSYSGEFGSASGTPFSYSGPDRWGPIRALRIWEHCNSYISGIQLQFGPTWGQVYGAETKAQLEVTLLDDERITQVSGKQYTYIYQLIVSTNKGRIFFFGQPYGNSFNAVPLSCTEYLAFLTGHYSGASLTGIAMHWAEPRNQE comes from the exons ATGCTGCTCCTGCAAATCCTCGGCGTGACCCTCCTGCTCCTGGCTCAGTCGGCCGGGGAACAGGGAC GCCAGCGCCGACACTCATATTCCGGGGAGTTCGGCTCGGCCTCCGGGACCCCGTTTTCCTACTCAGGGCCGGACCGATGGGGCCCCATCAGGGCTTTACGGATCTGGGAGCATTGTAACAGCTACATCAGTGG catccAGCTCCAGTTCGGGCCGACGTGGGGCCAGGTGTACGGGGCCGAGACCAAGGCGCAGCTCGAGGTGACCCTGCTCGACGATGAGCGGATCACGCAGGTCTCGGGCAAACAGTACACCTACATCTACCAGCTCATCGTCTCCACCAACAAGGGGCGCATCTTCTTCTTCGGCCAGCCGTATGGCAACTCCTTCAACGCCGTCCCCCTGTCCTGCACCGAGTACCTGGCCTTCCTCACCGGGCACTACAGCGGGGCGTCCCTCACGGGCATCGCCATGCACTGGGCCGAACCGAGGAACCAGGAGTGA
- the LOC119566237 gene encoding LOW QUALITY PROTEIN: zymogen granule membrane protein 16 (The sequence of the model RefSeq protein was modified relative to this genomic sequence to represent the inferred CDS: inserted 1 base in 1 codon; substituted 1 base at 1 genomic stop codon): protein MLLQILIGTFVLLTNSVSESAAPTLICCMSRSLIPAAPVPLSRSRLPAQVRFSYSGEYGSGVGTSFSYSGDHLWGPITAFRVWEYPSKFIKALQFQFAGTWSKTYRPEQGKHHEVTLFRGEEITQISGKHSTYVYQLIFSTSHGRTFFFRQSAGESFNAVPXEQGNVLAFITGHHNGVGITGIGMHWDVSSWQALKPHAXIPEVGNSSG from the exons atgctgctgcaaatccTCATCGGGACTTTTGTCCTTCTCACAAATTCGGTCTCAGAATCTGCAG CCCCCACACTCATCTGCTGTATGAGCCGATCTCTGATCCCAGCTGCACCAGTTCCACTCTCTCGTTCCCGCCTTCCAGCTCAGGTCCGATTCTCCTACTCCGGGGAGTACGGCTCAGGTGTGGGGACCTCGTTCTCTTACTCCGGAGACCACCTCTGGGGCCCCATCACGGCCTTCCGGGTCTGGGAATATCCCAGCAAATTCATCAAAGC cctccagttCCAATTTGCTGGCACATGGAGCAAAACGTATCGCCCTGAGCAAGGCAAACATCACGAGGTGACCCTGTTCCGGGGAGAGGAAATCACGCAGATCTCCGGGAAACACTCCACCTATGTCTACCAGCTCATCTTCTCCACCAGCCACGGGCGCACCTTCTTCTTCAGGCAGTCAGCTGGGGAGAGCTTCAACGCTGTCC CGGAGCAGGGCAACGTCCTGGCCTTCATCACCGGCCACCACAATGGGGTGGGCATCACGGGCATCGGGATGCACTGGGACGTCTCCAGCTGGCAGGCGTTAAAACCCCACGCCTAGATCCCAGAGGTGGGGAATTCCTCAGGCTAA